A single Agromyces sp. CF514 DNA region contains:
- a CDS encoding cation:dicarboxylate symporter family transporter codes for MATTHAVSAPQNRKGRRLDRSHYLYIAVIVAVAAGIGVGLAFPDFAVGLKPIGDAFIALIKMMIAPIIFCTIVLGVGSVAKAATVGKVGGLALGYFVVMSTFALAIGLIVGNIIHPGAGLDISSTTYDTSDLKAASTTEFLLGIIPTTFFASLTSGSILQALFVALLVGFALQKMGPKGVPVLEAIRHLQVLVFRILAMIMWLAPIGAFGAIAAVVGATGVAALVALGTLMVAFYLTCIVFIVVVLGLLLKLVTGVNIFRMMKYLGREYLLIVSTSSSEVALPRLIAKMEHLGVSKPVVGITVPTGYSFNLDGTAIYLTMTSLFIASALGTPLSIPEQISLLLFMMIASKGAAGVTGAGLATLAGGLQAHRPDLVNGVGLIVGIDRFMSEARALTNFTGNAVATVLIGTWTKQIDTVQVEEVLSGRRPFDEATMSADDHLGADEQAYEDAAGSATQAGDDRHISTGAVASIVNGTSAPEKESARVH; via the coding sequence ATGGCAACGACGCATGCGGTGTCCGCACCCCAGAATCGCAAGGGGCGACGACTCGATCGCTCGCACTACCTCTACATCGCCGTCATCGTCGCGGTGGCCGCGGGCATCGGCGTGGGGCTGGCGTTCCCCGACTTCGCCGTGGGGCTGAAGCCCATCGGCGACGCCTTCATCGCGCTCATCAAGATGATGATCGCCCCCATCATCTTCTGCACGATCGTGCTCGGCGTCGGCTCGGTCGCCAAGGCCGCCACGGTCGGCAAGGTCGGCGGCCTCGCCCTCGGCTACTTCGTCGTGATGTCGACCTTCGCACTGGCGATCGGCCTCATCGTCGGCAACATCATCCACCCGGGCGCGGGCCTCGACATCTCGTCGACGACCTACGACACGTCCGACCTCAAGGCGGCGTCCACGACCGAGTTCCTGCTCGGCATCATCCCGACCACGTTCTTCGCGTCGCTCACGAGCGGCAGCATCCTGCAGGCCCTGTTCGTCGCGCTGCTCGTCGGCTTCGCGCTGCAGAAGATGGGTCCGAAGGGCGTGCCCGTGCTCGAGGCGATCCGCCACCTGCAGGTGCTCGTGTTCCGCATCCTCGCGATGATCATGTGGCTCGCGCCCATCGGCGCGTTCGGCGCCATCGCGGCCGTCGTCGGTGCGACGGGCGTCGCCGCACTCGTGGCGCTCGGCACGCTCATGGTGGCGTTCTACCTGACCTGCATCGTGTTCATCGTCGTGGTGCTCGGCCTGCTGCTGAAGCTCGTCACGGGCGTCAACATCTTCCGCATGATGAAGTACCTCGGCCGCGAGTACCTGCTCATCGTGTCCACGTCGTCGAGCGAGGTCGCACTGCCCCGCCTCATCGCCAAGATGGAGCACCTCGGCGTCTCGAAGCCGGTCGTCGGCATCACCGTGCCGACCGGCTACTCGTTCAACCTCGACGGCACCGCGATCTACCTCACGATGACGTCGCTGTTCATCGCCAGCGCGCTCGGCACCCCGCTCAGCATCCCCGAGCAGATCTCGCTCCTGCTGTTCATGATGATCGCCTCGAAGGGCGCAGCGGGAGTCACCGGCGCCGGTCTCGCGACCCTCGCCGGAGGCCTGCAGGCGCACCGCCCCGACCTCGTGAACGGCGTCGGCCTCATCGTGGGCATCGACCGCTTCATGAGCGAGGCCCGCGCCCTCACGAACTTCACCGGCAACGCCGTGGCCACCGTGCTCATCGGCACCTGGACCAAGCAGATCGACACCGTGCAGGTCGAGGAGGTGCTCTCGGGCCGTCGCCCCTTCGACGAGGCCACGATGAGCGCCGACGACCACCTCGGCGCCGACGAGCAGGCCTACGAGGATGCCGCGGGCTCGGCCACGCAGGCCGGTGACGACCGGCACATCTCCACCGGAGCCGTGGCGAGCATCGTCAACGGAACTTCCGCCCCCGAGAAGGAGTCCGCTCGTGTCCACTGA
- a CDS encoding response regulator: MTDVRVLVVDDEPITAEAHAEYLRRLDGFAVAGVALNGKEAIRLLRDSLPGGDSRRGSIDLVLLDMNLPDIHGIELCRRIRTAGLEVDVIAISAVRDVSVVRASVNLGIVAYLIKPFTFPVFADRMRSYVEFRAGFAEGAGVTTQDEVDQTLARLRSPGSAPLEKGLAGDTLGRIVKALRGRDEAVSASELAAELAISRVTARRYLEHLADDGSVERAPRYGTPGRPELEYRWRLG, encoded by the coding sequence ATGACCGACGTCCGCGTGCTCGTGGTCGACGACGAGCCCATCACCGCCGAGGCGCACGCCGAGTACCTGCGTCGACTCGACGGGTTCGCCGTGGCGGGCGTGGCGCTCAACGGCAAGGAGGCGATCCGGCTGCTGCGGGATTCGCTGCCCGGAGGCGACTCGCGGCGCGGCTCCATCGACCTCGTGCTGCTCGACATGAACCTCCCCGACATCCACGGCATCGAGCTCTGCCGCCGCATCCGCACCGCCGGTCTCGAGGTCGACGTCATCGCGATCTCGGCCGTGCGCGACGTCTCGGTGGTGCGTGCCTCGGTGAATCTCGGCATCGTCGCCTACCTCATCAAGCCGTTCACCTTCCCGGTCTTCGCCGATCGGATGCGGAGCTATGTCGAGTTCCGCGCCGGCTTCGCCGAGGGCGCCGGCGTCACCACGCAGGACGAGGTCGACCAGACGCTCGCGCGCCTGCGGTCGCCCGGGTCTGCGCCGCTCGAGAAGGGTCTCGCCGGCGACACGCTCGGCCGCATCGTCAAGGCGCTGCGCGGGCGCGACGAAGCGGTGTCGGCGAGCGAACTCGCCGCCGAACTGGCGATCTCCCGGGTCACGGCACGCCGGTACCTCGAGCATCTCGCCGACGACGGCTCCGTCGAGCGGGCGCCGCGCTACGGCACGCCCGGTCGGCCGGAGCTCGAGTACCGGTGGCGGCTGGGCTGA
- a CDS encoding iron-containing redox enzyme family protein, whose amino-acid sequence MTTDTISTTDAAASVADSLADRLADVWVELEERLDRVPVLSRLADGTVTLHDYERLLFNLRQQVVDGSPWISRAASNFDIEHFELRSAAIRHAEEEHRDFLMIERDYVAIGGSLDELRAGRKNLGSEALSGYMFTYADRPNPVGLLGAMFIIEGLGAKRAAGWADQFQEVLGLADNQVHFMQYHQEADSAHTGDLEAILTSGIVDEAGADEVVRCAQVVARLYALQLEELDH is encoded by the coding sequence ATGACGACCGACACGATCAGCACGACGGATGCCGCGGCATCCGTCGCCGACAGCCTCGCCGACCGGCTGGCCGACGTCTGGGTCGAACTGGAGGAGCGCCTCGACCGGGTGCCCGTGCTCAGCCGCCTCGCCGACGGCACCGTCACGCTGCACGACTACGAGCGCCTGCTCTTCAACCTGCGTCAGCAGGTCGTCGACGGCTCGCCGTGGATCTCGCGGGCCGCATCGAACTTCGACATCGAGCACTTCGAGCTGCGCTCGGCCGCGATCCGCCACGCCGAGGAGGAGCACCGCGACTTCCTGATGATCGAGCGCGACTACGTGGCGATCGGCGGCTCGCTCGACGAACTGCGCGCGGGTCGCAAGAACCTCGGCTCCGAGGCGCTCTCCGGCTACATGTTCACGTACGCCGACCGACCGAACCCGGTGGGGCTGCTCGGCGCGATGTTCATCATCGAGGGCCTCGGGGCGAAGCGCGCGGCGGGCTGGGCCGACCAGTTCCAGGAGGTGCTCGGCCTCGCCGACAACCAGGTGCACTTCATGCAGTACCACCAGGAGGCCGACAGCGCGCACACCGGCGACCTCGAGGCGATTCTCACATCGGGCATCGTCGATGAGGCGGGTGCCGATGAGGTCGTGCGCTGCGCCCAGGTCGTCGCCCGGCTCTATGCGCTGCAGTTGGAAGAGCTGGACCACTGA
- a CDS encoding sensor histidine kinase, with protein sequence MTAWVRRWSIATRLFVVQVGFIAVLTTAATIWLWADARADVEADAAAKTMAVATSIADNPFVVEALATDDPTAELQPYAVDVMADTDTDFVTIMNPDRTRYTHPDVSQIGLPFQGTIEPALRGEPFTETYTGTLGPSMRSTVPIEDASGEVVGIVSAGVTVSNLSAALGTRLPIVFGAALVTLLLGALVAWLLSRYLRRVTWGRGPEEMSRMFAYYEGVLHSVREGLLLVDTQGRLVLANDQATELLGLPRHPSSDASGEPVAVRDLELPASLRDLLAGGAVAVDEVHLTDDRVLVVNQAVAVSTPSAANPGPARILGTVTTVRDRTELEQLAGELATMRTLSDALRSQTHEFANRLHTIVALIELGRPEQALAFAAHELDTRQELADEVMGAVEEPVLAALLFGKAAQASERGVELAISVDDAIADTDVPPAEWVTIVGNLIDNAVDAVAATMEPAVSVADPTVEVAIDVVTEGTSAGGGGDADAFSRAVRVRVSDNGPGVVDPERVFQRGFSTKEHGEAGRGLGLALVGQSVRRLGGTVAVTPREGGVGAVFTVLLPQRLPTSSGRA encoded by the coding sequence ATGACGGCGTGGGTGCGGCGATGGAGCATCGCCACGCGCCTGTTCGTCGTGCAGGTCGGCTTCATCGCGGTGCTCACGACGGCGGCCACGATCTGGTTGTGGGCCGATGCGAGAGCCGATGTCGAGGCGGATGCCGCGGCGAAGACGATGGCCGTCGCGACCTCGATCGCCGACAACCCGTTCGTGGTCGAGGCGCTCGCGACCGACGACCCCACGGCGGAGCTGCAGCCGTACGCCGTCGACGTGATGGCCGACACCGACACCGACTTCGTGACGATCATGAACCCCGATCGCACGCGCTACACGCACCCCGACGTCTCGCAGATCGGCCTGCCGTTCCAGGGCACGATCGAGCCGGCGCTGCGCGGCGAGCCGTTCACCGAGACGTACACGGGCACGCTCGGCCCCAGCATGCGGTCGACCGTGCCCATCGAGGACGCCTCGGGCGAGGTGGTCGGCATCGTGTCGGCGGGCGTCACGGTCTCGAACCTCTCGGCGGCGCTCGGCACCCGTCTGCCCATCGTGTTCGGGGCGGCGCTCGTCACCCTGCTGCTCGGGGCGCTCGTCGCGTGGCTGCTCAGCCGCTACCTGCGGCGGGTCACCTGGGGGCGCGGGCCCGAAGAGATGAGCCGCATGTTCGCCTACTACGAGGGCGTGTTGCACTCCGTGCGCGAGGGGCTGCTGCTCGTCGATACGCAGGGCCGGCTCGTGCTCGCCAACGACCAGGCCACCGAGCTGCTCGGCCTGCCGCGGCATCCCTCGTCGGATGCCTCGGGCGAGCCGGTCGCGGTGCGCGACCTCGAGCTGCCGGCGTCGCTGCGAGACCTGCTCGCCGGGGGAGCGGTCGCGGTCGACGAGGTGCACCTCACCGACGACCGCGTGCTCGTGGTGAACCAGGCCGTCGCGGTGTCGACGCCGTCGGCGGCGAACCCCGGCCCGGCGCGCATCCTCGGCACGGTCACGACGGTGCGCGACCGCACCGAGCTCGAGCAGCTCGCGGGCGAGCTGGCCACCATGCGCACGCTCTCGGACGCGCTGCGCTCGCAGACGCACGAGTTCGCCAACCGGCTGCACACGATCGTCGCGCTGATCGAGCTCGGACGGCCCGAACAGGCGCTCGCGTTCGCGGCCCACGAGCTCGACACCCGGCAGGAGCTCGCCGACGAGGTCATGGGCGCCGTCGAGGAGCCCGTGCTCGCAGCCCTGCTGTTCGGCAAGGCGGCGCAGGCGAGCGAACGCGGCGTCGAGCTCGCCATCTCGGTCGACGACGCGATCGCCGACACGGACGTGCCGCCCGCCGAGTGGGTGACGATCGTCGGCAACCTCATCGACAACGCGGTCGATGCCGTCGCCGCGACCATGGAGCCGGCCGTCTCCGTCGCGGACCCGACCGTGGAGGTGGCGATCGACGTGGTGACGGAGGGCACGTCGGCGGGCGGCGGCGGTGACGCGGACGCCTTTTCGCGTGCGGTGCGCGTCCGGGTCTCGGACAACGGCCCAGGGGTCGTCGATCCCGAGCGGGTGTTCCAGCGCGGCTTCTCGACGAAGGAGCACGGCGAGGCGGGCCGGGGCCTCGGCCTCGCCCTCGTCGGGCAGTCGGTGCGGCGGCTCGGCGGCACCGTCGCCGTGACCCCACGCGAGGGCGGTGTCGGCGCCGTCTTCACGGTGCTGTTGCCGCAACGGCTTCCGACGAGCAGTGGCCGCGCATGA
- a CDS encoding VOC family protein — translation MPLFDHLGLSVEDLPRSIAQFDPVMTALGCDRNDADNGVSWSLGEEELILFPAREPGSGPHRHGRVGWQHLAFPIASRDEVDRLHGIALAAGWTSVRDPKPYPRFNERYYAAFVEDDNGIRFEFMFNPPRDAAEAASA, via the coding sequence ATGCCCCTCTTCGATCACCTCGGCCTCTCGGTCGAGGACCTGCCCCGCTCGATCGCCCAGTTCGATCCCGTGATGACCGCGCTCGGCTGCGACCGGAACGACGCTGACAACGGGGTGTCCTGGTCCCTCGGCGAGGAGGAGCTGATCCTCTTCCCCGCGCGCGAGCCGGGCAGCGGTCCGCACCGGCACGGCCGCGTCGGCTGGCAGCACCTCGCGTTCCCGATCGCCTCACGTGACGAGGTGGATCGCCTGCACGGCATCGCCCTCGCGGCGGGTTGGACCTCGGTGCGCGACCCGAAGCCCTACCCGCGTTTCAACGAGCGCTACTACGCGGCCTTCGTCGAGGACGACAACGGCATCCGCTTCGAGTTCATGTTCAATCCGCCGCGCGACGCCGCCGAGGCTGCGAGCGCCTGA
- a CDS encoding LysR family transcriptional regulator yields MNLEQLRSFVEVARFGNFTRAAEELYLAQPSLSRQIAALEHELGAELFHRARGGSTLTVAGESLLPLARRMLADAESVRRELAELAGLERGRVRLGATPTLCISLVAEVLSAFHAAHPAIELHLTEHGSRRLLDELAGGELDLALITTSDAAAAERFTVTPLLVEELVVISSAAAPPVTARDTIALDEVAALPQIVFSSSYDLRSTTDAAFRTSGLTPEVVLEGAEMDAVLRFVERGLGVAIVPAMVLIDRPGLRSVRLEGPQLGPSDVSGSALSRTISVARPADVAPTAAVEVMRRTITAGATAFAARAGATMRVAEPGD; encoded by the coding sequence ATGAACCTCGAGCAACTGCGCAGCTTCGTCGAGGTGGCCCGGTTCGGCAACTTCACGCGCGCCGCCGAGGAGCTCTACCTCGCCCAGCCCTCACTGAGCCGCCAGATCGCGGCGCTCGAGCACGAGCTCGGCGCGGAGCTGTTCCACCGGGCGCGTGGGGGCAGCACGCTCACGGTCGCAGGGGAGTCGCTGCTGCCCCTGGCCCGCCGCATGCTCGCCGACGCCGAGTCGGTGCGCCGCGAACTCGCCGAGCTCGCGGGCCTCGAACGCGGCCGGGTGCGCCTCGGGGCGACCCCGACCCTTTGCATCAGCCTCGTCGCGGAGGTGTTGAGCGCGTTCCACGCCGCGCATCCGGCGATCGAGCTGCACCTGACGGAGCACGGGTCGCGTCGGCTGCTCGACGAACTCGCCGGCGGCGAACTCGACCTCGCACTGATCACCACGTCCGATGCCGCGGCGGCGGAGCGCTTCACCGTGACGCCCCTGCTCGTCGAGGAGCTCGTGGTCATCTCGTCGGCAGCCGCGCCGCCGGTGACCGCCCGCGACACCATCGCACTCGACGAGGTGGCAGCCCTGCCGCAGATCGTGTTCAGCTCGAGCTACGACCTGCGGAGCACGACGGATGCCGCGTTCCGCACGTCGGGGCTGACTCCCGAGGTCGTGCTCGAGGGCGCCGAGATGGACGCCGTGCTGCGATTCGTGGAGCGCGGCCTCGGCGTCGCGATCGTACCGGCGATGGTGCTCATCGACCGGCCCGGGCTCCGGTCGGTGCGCCTCGAAGGGCCGCAGCTCGGCCCCTCGGACGTCTCCGGTTCCGCGCTGTCGCGCACGATCAGCGTTGCGCGACCCGCGGATGTCGCGCCGACCGCGGCCGTCGAGGTGATGCGCCGCACGATCACCGCGGGCGCCACCGCGTTCGCGGCGAGGGCGGGTGCGACCATGCGGGTCGCCGAACCGGGCGACTGA
- a CDS encoding aldolase/citrate lyase family protein: MARSWLLVSGARPEGFADAAASGADALVLDVEDAVPVPAKAAARAAVAEWLSTGGRAWVRINDATTTHWGDDLDALGTIGGVDGLEGVVLAKAESVAQVAATAERLRPGTQIIALIESAVGLEEASAIARHPSTFRLAFGVGDFRRDTGMGASEIALAYPRSRLVVASRAAGLPGPIDGPSLGTDPETVRDQSAHAASLGMTGRLCLHGAQAPVVNGALSPSEDDVAWASGVLAEFDARGRVIRDGSDLPRLARARAITADAAAFAYPA; encoded by the coding sequence ATGGCCCGGTCGTGGCTGCTCGTCTCGGGCGCGAGACCAGAGGGATTCGCGGATGCCGCGGCATCCGGAGCCGATGCGCTCGTGCTCGACGTCGAGGACGCCGTGCCGGTGCCGGCGAAGGCGGCCGCCCGTGCGGCCGTGGCCGAGTGGCTCTCGACGGGCGGCCGCGCCTGGGTGCGGATCAACGATGCGACGACGACCCACTGGGGCGACGACCTCGACGCGCTGGGCACGATCGGCGGGGTCGACGGGCTCGAGGGCGTCGTGCTCGCGAAGGCGGAGTCCGTCGCGCAGGTCGCTGCCACCGCCGAACGCCTGCGGCCGGGCACGCAGATCATCGCCCTCATCGAGAGCGCGGTCGGACTGGAGGAGGCGTCCGCGATCGCGCGGCATCCGTCGACCTTCCGCCTCGCGTTCGGGGTCGGCGACTTCCGCCGCGACACCGGCATGGGCGCGAGCGAGATCGCGCTCGCCTACCCGCGCTCGCGGCTCGTGGTCGCGAGCCGGGCCGCCGGACTCCCCGGTCCGATCGACGGGCCGTCGCTCGGCACCGACCCCGAGACGGTGCGCGACCAGTCCGCGCACGCCGCCTCGCTCGGCATGACCGGCCGCCTCTGCCTGCATGGCGCCCAGGCCCCGGTCGTGAACGGCGCCCTGAGCCCCTCGGAGGACGACGTCGCCTGGGCGTCCGGCGTGCTCGCCGAGTTCGACGCCCGCGGCCGGGTGATCCGCGACGGGAGCGATCTGCCCAGGCTCGCCCGCGCCCGCGCGATCACCGCCGATGCGGCGGCGTTCGCCTACCCGGCCTGA
- a CDS encoding L-aspartate oxidase, which yields MTTSGTSNIRGSAIGSPSAHGTVPERQISTTVLVIGTGGSGLRAAIELAEAGIDVLALGKRPKSDAHTSLAAGGINAALATMDVDDSWQQHAADTLKESYLLADPRTVETVTKGAARGIDDLERYGMPFAREDDGRISQRFFGAHTYRRTAFAGDYTGLEIQRTLVNRAAQLDVPILDTVYVTRILVNDDGAVFGAYGFDLEDGTRYLIHADAVILAAGGHNRIWRRTSSRRDENTGDSWRLAVEAGGRVRDPELVQFHPSGIIEPENAAGTLISEAARGEGGILTNGLGERFMAKYDPERMELSTRDRVALACYTEIKEGRGTPNGGVWLDVSHLPRETIMQRLPRVYQTMLELQMLDITKQPIEIAPTAHYSMGGVWVRPDDHGTDVPGLYAIGEASSGLHGANRLGGNSLIELLVFGRIVGQAAIAYSASLDAQRRSAAAVQAARDEISALLASDGTENVRALQRAIRNTMTEHAGVVRDEAGLLAGLAELDAIEARIADIGVHPDIAGYQDLAHAFDLKSAALAARATLEAALERRETRGCHNRSDFPALDESLQVNLVWSPSSGITREEIPEIPEEIAALMREEVSVAGKLVE from the coding sequence ATGACCACCTCAGGCACCTCCAATATCCGCGGCAGCGCCATCGGCAGCCCCTCCGCACACGGCACCGTCCCCGAACGGCAGATCTCCACGACCGTGCTCGTGATCGGCACCGGCGGGTCGGGCCTGCGCGCCGCGATCGAGCTCGCCGAGGCCGGCATCGACGTGCTCGCACTGGGCAAACGGCCCAAGTCCGATGCCCACACCTCCCTCGCGGCGGGCGGCATCAACGCCGCGCTCGCGACGATGGACGTCGACGACAGCTGGCAGCAGCACGCGGCGGACACGCTCAAGGAGAGTTACCTCCTCGCGGACCCGCGCACGGTCGAGACGGTGACGAAGGGCGCTGCCCGCGGCATCGACGACCTCGAGCGCTACGGCATGCCGTTCGCCCGCGAGGACGATGGCCGTATCTCGCAGCGCTTCTTCGGCGCGCACACCTACCGCCGCACCGCCTTCGCGGGCGACTACACCGGGCTCGAGATCCAGCGCACGCTCGTCAACCGGGCCGCACAGCTCGACGTGCCGATCCTCGACACGGTCTACGTCACGCGCATCCTCGTGAACGACGACGGCGCGGTCTTCGGCGCGTACGGCTTCGACCTCGAAGACGGAACCCGATACCTGATCCACGCCGACGCGGTCATCCTCGCCGCCGGCGGCCACAACCGCATCTGGCGGCGCACCTCGTCGCGCCGCGACGAGAACACGGGCGACTCGTGGCGGCTGGCCGTCGAGGCGGGCGGGCGCGTGCGCGACCCCGAGCTCGTGCAGTTCCACCCGTCGGGCATCATCGAGCCCGAGAACGCAGCAGGCACCCTCATCAGCGAGGCGGCGCGCGGCGAGGGCGGCATCCTCACCAACGGCCTCGGCGAACGCTTCATGGCGAAGTACGACCCCGAACGCATGGAGCTCTCGACGCGCGACCGGGTCGCCCTCGCCTGCTACACCGAGATCAAGGAGGGGCGCGGAACCCCCAACGGCGGTGTCTGGCTGGATGTCTCGCACCTGCCCCGCGAGACGATCATGCAGCGCCTCCCCCGCGTGTACCAGACCATGCTCGAGCTGCAGATGCTCGACATCACGAAGCAGCCGATCGAGATCGCGCCCACCGCGCACTACTCGATGGGCGGCGTGTGGGTGCGCCCAGACGACCACGGCACGGACGTGCCGGGCCTCTATGCCATCGGCGAGGCATCCTCCGGACTGCACGGCGCCAATCGCCTCGGCGGCAACTCGCTCATCGAGCTGCTCGTCTTCGGGCGCATCGTCGGGCAGGCCGCGATCGCCTACTCGGCGTCGCTCGACGCGCAGAGGCGCTCGGCCGCCGCGGTGCAGGCCGCGCGCGACGAGATCTCCGCGCTGCTCGCCTCCGACGGCACCGAGAACGTTCGGGCACTGCAGCGCGCCATCCGCAACACCATGACCGAGCACGCCGGCGTGGTGCGCGACGAGGCCGGTCTCCTCGCCGGCCTCGCCGAGCTCGACGCGATCGAGGCGCGCATCGCCGATATCGGCGTGCACCCCGACATCGCCGGCTACCAGGACCTGGCGCACGCCTTCGACCTGAAGTCGGCCGCGCTTGCCGCACGTGCGACCCTCGAGGCCGCGCTCGAACGGCGCGAGACCCGCGGATGCCACAACCGCAGCGACTTCCCGGCGCTCGACGAGTCCCTGCAGGTCAACCTCGTCTGGTCGCCGTCGTCGGGCATCACCCGCGAGGAGATCCCGGAGATCCCTGAGGAGATCGCGGCGCTCATGCGCGAGGAGGTCTCGGTCGCGGGCAAGCTCGTCGAGTAG
- a CDS encoding peptidoglycan-binding protein — translation MTSHRSKRSGLLATVVVSVVALSGLAGCAASTDSVDRAKAQVTAKEKAVATAQADLDAASQAFCEASGDYIAAVDGYSDVLTASAPTVGDVRAAGADLAEPRDDAFDGAEAATAARHDLETAEQELAEARAALAAAEAGPSGTPSDTPPAPTSTPLAPAASVDRVKQAESEFEAAQSSITDETPLADASELFNSAVVALEMAWLGLFADAGCLTEDQQVQAEAAVSAYTLALQQDLATTGYYSGTVDGVSGPLTVQAIEDLQEAHGLPVTGTVDKATSAALNAELAALGGAAAQDSLASTAAVQQTLKLVGFWDGPVDGVWTDALTEALQAFQTELGVEPTGAVDAATIAAFEHAIVELTAPDAPTSPTEAPTSTPSP, via the coding sequence GTGACGTCGCACCGCTCGAAGCGCTCAGGGCTCCTCGCCACCGTGGTCGTATCGGTCGTCGCCCTCTCGGGCCTCGCCGGGTGCGCAGCGAGCACCGACAGCGTCGATCGGGCGAAGGCGCAGGTCACGGCGAAGGAGAAGGCCGTCGCGACCGCGCAAGCCGACCTCGACGCGGCCTCCCAGGCGTTCTGCGAGGCGAGCGGTGACTACATCGCCGCCGTCGACGGGTACAGCGACGTGCTGACCGCCAGCGCCCCGACCGTCGGCGACGTCAGGGCTGCGGGCGCCGACCTCGCCGAGCCTCGCGACGACGCGTTCGACGGCGCCGAGGCCGCGACCGCCGCGCGACACGATCTCGAGACTGCGGAGCAGGAACTGGCAGAGGCCAGGGCGGCGCTCGCCGCGGCCGAGGCCGGACCGTCCGGCACGCCTTCGGACACGCCTCCGGCACCGACGAGCACCCCGCTCGCACCCGCAGCCTCCGTCGATCGGGTGAAGCAGGCGGAGTCCGAGTTCGAGGCGGCGCAATCCTCGATCACCGACGAGACGCCGCTGGCCGATGCCTCCGAGCTGTTCAACAGCGCGGTCGTCGCACTCGAGATGGCCTGGCTCGGCCTCTTCGCCGACGCCGGATGCCTCACCGAGGACCAGCAGGTGCAGGCGGAGGCGGCCGTGAGCGCCTACACCCTCGCGCTGCAGCAGGATCTCGCCACGACGGGGTACTACTCGGGAACCGTCGACGGGGTGTCGGGGCCGCTGACCGTGCAGGCGATCGAAGACCTCCAGGAAGCACACGGACTCCCGGTCACCGGCACCGTCGACAAGGCCACGTCCGCAGCGCTCAACGCCGAACTGGCCGCACTCGGCGGAGCGGCCGCGCAGGACTCGCTGGCCTCGACGGCCGCCGTGCAGCAGACGTTGAAGCTCGTCGGCTTCTGGGACGGACCGGTCGACGGAGTCTGGACCGACGCCCTCACGGAGGCGTTGCAGGCGTTCCAGACCGAGCTCGGCGTCGAACCGACCGGCGCGGTCGACGCCGCGACGATCGCCGCCTTCGAGCACGCGATCGTCGAGCTCACGGCGCCGGACGCGCCGACGAGTCCGACCGAGGCGCCCACGAGCACTCCGAGCCCCTGA
- a CDS encoding DNA alkylation repair protein codes for MSAAGEFVDAALRYEGDEYRADDVRERLGGELDSYGASVGAVRGTIRDLGNRHRDLDHDAITALSSELWSAPVYERRLAAIVLLQTHVRKLGNSDLTRIEGFLRESSVDALTTPLIDDVVRPLVGSLDGAARTRALAVLARWADDPDPRLRRAAQGALRT; via the coding sequence GTGAGCGCAGCCGGTGAGTTCGTCGACGCGGCCCTGCGGTACGAGGGCGACGAGTACCGCGCCGACGACGTGCGAGAGCGCCTGGGCGGCGAGCTCGACTCGTACGGCGCGTCGGTCGGTGCCGTGCGCGGCACGATCCGCGACCTCGGCAACCGGCATCGCGACCTCGACCACGACGCGATCACGGCACTGAGCTCCGAGCTCTGGTCAGCGCCCGTGTACGAGCGCCGCCTCGCCGCGATCGTGCTCCTGCAGACCCACGTGCGCAAGCTCGGCAACTCCGACCTGACCCGCATCGAGGGATTCCTGCGCGAGTCATCCGTCGACGCGCTGACCACCCCGCTCATCGATGACGTCGTGCGCCCGTTGGTCGGCTCGCTCGACGGCGCCGCGCGCACCCGAGCGCTCGCCGTGCTCGCGCGCTGGGCCGACGACCCCGACCCGCGGCTGCGGAGAGCCGCACAGGGCGCACTGCGCACCTGA